A genome region from Pseudomonas pergaminensis includes the following:
- a CDS encoding FecCD family ABC transporter permease codes for MITRRYAWLLAALALVLLVSCVTSLGFGPARVPVDVVWRIVVYKAFGIGEVNWPAGQAHIVWLIRVPRLLLGALVGAGLALIGAVLQAVTRNPLADPHLLGVTSGATLGAVIVVLHVGEIVGLLTLPIAAFVGALLSMLVVLAVASRNGRLDSDRLLLCGVAVSFVMMAAANLLLFMGDHRAASAVMFWMLGGLGLARWELLAIPTATVLLGLLVLLGMARPLNALMAGEQTAVTLGLNARNVRLKVFLVASLMTGVLVSISGSIGFVGLMVPHIARRLVGAEHRRLLPVCALLGSLFLVWVDVAARTLIAPEDLPIGVATAAIGGLFFIGLMRRR; via the coding sequence ATGATCACCCGTCGCTACGCCTGGTTGCTTGCCGCGCTTGCGCTGGTGTTGCTGGTGTCCTGCGTGACGTCCCTGGGCTTCGGCCCGGCGCGGGTGCCAGTGGACGTGGTGTGGCGAATCGTGGTGTACAAGGCCTTTGGCATCGGCGAGGTGAACTGGCCGGCCGGGCAGGCGCATATCGTCTGGCTGATCCGTGTGCCGCGCCTGTTGCTCGGCGCGTTGGTGGGCGCCGGCTTGGCGTTGATCGGTGCGGTGTTGCAGGCAGTGACGCGTAATCCGCTGGCCGACCCGCACCTGCTGGGCGTCACGTCGGGCGCCACCCTCGGCGCAGTGATCGTGGTGCTGCACGTGGGCGAAATAGTCGGGCTGCTGACCCTGCCGATCGCCGCCTTTGTCGGCGCGCTGCTGAGCATGCTGGTGGTGCTGGCGGTGGCCAGTCGCAACGGACGACTGGACAGCGACCGCCTACTGCTGTGTGGCGTGGCAGTGTCGTTCGTGATGATGGCGGCGGCCAACCTGCTGCTGTTCATGGGCGACCATCGCGCGGCGTCGGCGGTGATGTTCTGGATGCTGGGCGGCCTGGGCCTGGCGCGCTGGGAGTTGCTGGCGATCCCCACGGCCACGGTGCTGCTGGGGCTGCTGGTACTGCTCGGCATGGCGAGGCCTTTGAACGCGCTGATGGCCGGTGAGCAGACCGCCGTGACGCTGGGCCTGAATGCGCGCAACGTGCGGCTGAAGGTGTTCCTGGTGGCCTCGTTGATGACCGGCGTGCTGGTGTCCATCAGCGGCTCCATCGGCTTTGTCGGGCTGATGGTGCCGCACATTGCCCGGCGTCTTGTCGGTGCCGAGCATCGCCGCCTATTGCCGGTGTGTGCCCTGCTCGGCAGCCTGTTCCTGGTGTGGGTCGACGTCGCCGCACGCACCTTGATCGCCCCGGAAGACCTGCCCATCGGCGTGGCCACCGCAGCCATCGGCGGGCTGTTTTTTATCGGGTTGATGCGCCGGCGCTGA
- a CDS encoding ABC transporter substrate-binding protein produces MSLRPLLAVALLFSAAEALAEATHYPVTVKSCNRDVTFQEAPKHAVSHDINMTQMILALGLKSHMAGYSGVTGWKSVTPEMAHLLEGLPELASKYPSVETLLNANVDFFFAGWDYGMRVGGDLTPHTLQPLGINVYELTESCAFVMKRPAATLDDTYNDLRNLGKIFDVQDRATALITQMQAQVAEVQKDLPAEKPRVFLYDSGEDRAMTSGRLGMPQALITAAGGRNILDDIDASWTRVNWETVVERNPQVIVIVDYSEITAEQKQAFLMNNPALQAVDAIKNQRFIVIPYVQATPGIDNVLAVETLAKGFHGE; encoded by the coding sequence ATGAGCCTGCGCCCCCTGCTTGCCGTTGCCTTGCTGTTCAGTGCCGCCGAGGCGCTTGCCGAAGCCACCCATTACCCGGTCACCGTCAAGAGCTGCAACCGCGACGTGACCTTCCAGGAGGCCCCGAAACACGCGGTCAGCCACGACATCAACATGACCCAGATGATACTCGCCCTGGGCCTCAAGTCGCACATGGCCGGCTACAGCGGCGTCACCGGCTGGAAGTCGGTGACCCCGGAAATGGCACACCTGCTCGAGGGTTTGCCGGAGCTGGCGAGCAAGTACCCGTCGGTGGAAACCCTGCTCAACGCCAACGTGGATTTCTTCTTCGCCGGTTGGGATTACGGCATGCGCGTGGGCGGCGACCTGACCCCGCACACACTACAACCCCTGGGCATCAACGTGTATGAGTTGACCGAGTCGTGTGCCTTCGTGATGAAGCGCCCGGCCGCCACCCTGGACGACACCTATAACGACCTGCGCAACCTGGGCAAAATCTTTGACGTGCAGGACCGCGCCACGGCCTTGATCACGCAGATGCAGGCACAGGTCGCCGAGGTGCAAAAGGACCTGCCAGCCGAGAAACCGCGGGTGTTCCTCTATGACAGCGGTGAAGACCGCGCCATGACCTCCGGGCGCCTTGGCATGCCCCAGGCACTGATCACGGCGGCCGGTGGGCGCAATATCCTCGATGACATCGACGCCAGCTGGACCCGGGTCAACTGGGAGACCGTGGTGGAACGCAACCCGCAGGTGATTGTGATCGTCGACTACAGCGAAATCACCGCCGAGCAGAAGCAGGCGTTCCTGATGAATAACCCCGCGCTGCAAGCGGTGGACGCCATCAAGAACCAGCGCTTTATCGTGATCCCGTACGTACAGGCGACGCCAGGCATCGATAACGTACTGGCGGTGGAAACCCTGGCCAAGGGGTTCCACGGCGAATGA
- a CDS encoding DUF4329 domain-containing protein, which yields MAIRLSREGRAASSNRGATQLPPLSPAFLHEADAAYWAHQEIGQRRDVEYGGVIVRDPSGQYFSTQPVAGKGMQFDLRAVLAIGTDGHYLQPPGYTCVACYHSHPAQHEMILQRNPSFDERMAKAFLGFISGTDFYQDVHDRAFFTSSYLSGPDGSLIRHTPSGSRAEFSFALWVQAGKPPGNPVGVYGGFDEFIKKVSTFGSLSLIVPTALWGGSRGKVPPDWVVFEPFSSSAVTEQPLFTAIFPEASLAVTAAFPPQPETVESRIGVVLKHVSLDRYVATLATPGLEPLFSLDTLFPKGPDGGLQLPADYRLEALYFSEGSEVSRVAARENWLVNVLFTPMQLGAAIRAGSGTLALQDPKRGLSLYINTLDQALLKLKVPLAYLAAELFKRSSDGGINDSGAQAEMAAGTLTPRDFLRRVIDVTDLWVVRAGQVWREVGRVNKQSTVLSTEHPVTLSGSFLSSRDAASYAHEQIGNSRGSYYGGYVLIGPDGRFVITPPKQSLANPFAFMLFFPVDEQGALIPPEGYELYARYGSHPALSMIDPDWVKQRRWTRQEALINLQVFSCDEMYSILLSGRVAYLSGAQDCLLEYAPSHSSEEQWLLETLNPSAGELGLARKMDRGVLRPADWVTRLAAAGEFKIVQGNSLWGPRGVVYSDWTPDFEYAPRIGPPDYVTYGSLFTTLNDAARDLHKRVHGRNLAAQACFAFILKRKGQEQYIGTEVEGALSAGDLFDLDKLFARTSRDEYALPEGFELHALFRSQQWSPKWNTAANAWLTLYFVTPKVLYSALYEAQRNQTRNLPIYFSTLDGALLSFRASPIDVKAGGEADTLLALAQTQLDSGIKTHFDFVRQWATKGELQVVRTSQCWDEVGIVNKDWTGYKTLTSRRLSPAFASADDAARYALSSIGNHFRRAYGGVILKLVNGLCVATEPLILPPRGVSLNWIYPDASVALGLYPGGSTIIARYRSLPIQEVPLLLSALQKSVYQSMIPSAVLAELLDREAHIKRDYVFGANGAILSYDLSDSEEEKLLNRKLLALNRVKGDLADNDYEQQLRTGTLSPQDFVNAVAKAGLLRVVKGDALWGHPRTLKPEFALNQYIPNPLEVRQVAADSPCSPIFTRALDAVRHVQLAWKPQAQVAFGYVLKAFGRDLYMATLPLVRAQFSALAAVFAGGQLPQGYLMHGLYLCASTEPIAPAKDEMARSFFSPVTIAKALAYMTTPRNGLTLPLYLLCADGALLRYKVPKSDAVTQWQNDQYHIAEGVNKGYLTVRDYVRELASIGELDIRVTSPIWGRKELVDALWSPHRLPHDFADDPYYHSFCGPWYFYADDAARYAQRTLARFVDRSYLGAVLVPPRVGGFVAIDPVEDRPGFGDSTLEGLFWKDHAGFDVPTTNVLRNYKIAAVHVFYKTIPGTPSKLQVDINLLANFVSGTDLDNYLSVIRSNLPDAKSIYLSCRRGALLKYDPAMTAEEANLLRAWPALTPSVLVSRLRRIGKLSVLVADSFWNALGPLNEQSDLMRIGANEPWYGRNKDEL from the coding sequence ATGGCGATCAGATTGTCACGTGAAGGGCGGGCTGCCAGCTCAAACCGTGGGGCTACCCAGCTGCCACCACTGAGCCCTGCTTTTCTGCATGAGGCAGATGCGGCTTACTGGGCTCATCAGGAAATTGGTCAGCGACGAGACGTCGAGTACGGCGGGGTGATTGTGCGAGACCCTTCCGGCCAGTATTTCTCGACTCAGCCGGTGGCGGGCAAGGGAATGCAGTTCGATTTACGGGCTGTTTTGGCTATCGGCACCGATGGCCACTATCTTCAACCACCGGGGTATACCTGCGTCGCCTGCTACCATTCACATCCTGCGCAACATGAAATGATTCTCCAGAGAAACCCCAGCTTTGATGAACGCATGGCCAAGGCGTTTTTGGGGTTCATCTCCGGTACAGATTTTTACCAGGATGTGCATGATCGTGCTTTCTTCACGTCTTCCTATCTCTCTGGGCCGGACGGATCCCTCATCCGCCATACCCCTTCTGGATCCAGGGCGGAGTTCAGCTTCGCCCTTTGGGTACAGGCCGGAAAACCACCCGGCAATCCGGTGGGTGTGTACGGCGGCTTTGATGAGTTCATCAAAAAGGTCTCGACCTTCGGCTCGTTGAGCTTAATTGTGCCGACCGCACTGTGGGGTGGTTCTCGCGGCAAGGTGCCGCCCGATTGGGTCGTTTTCGAACCTTTTTCCTCGTCGGCGGTGACCGAGCAACCGCTGTTCACGGCGATCTTTCCTGAGGCATCGTTGGCGGTGACGGCAGCGTTTCCCCCGCAGCCAGAGACCGTTGAATCGCGCATCGGCGTGGTGCTCAAGCACGTCAGCCTGGATCGTTACGTCGCAACCTTGGCAACGCCCGGTCTCGAACCGTTATTTTCTCTCGATACGCTCTTCCCCAAGGGGCCGGATGGGGGCCTGCAATTACCCGCCGACTATCGCCTGGAAGCCCTCTATTTCAGTGAGGGGTCTGAAGTGAGTAGGGTTGCTGCTCGAGAAAACTGGCTGGTCAATGTGCTTTTTACACCGATGCAACTGGGGGCCGCCATCCGAGCGGGAAGCGGGACGTTGGCTCTTCAGGACCCGAAGCGTGGACTGTCCCTCTACATCAATACCCTGGATCAAGCGTTGCTCAAACTTAAAGTCCCTCTGGCGTATCTGGCGGCCGAGCTGTTTAAACGCAGCAGCGATGGGGGGATCAATGACAGCGGTGCCCAGGCCGAGATGGCCGCTGGCACCCTGACACCACGCGACTTTTTGCGCAGGGTGATCGATGTCACGGACCTGTGGGTGGTTCGAGCAGGCCAGGTCTGGCGTGAGGTCGGGCGGGTGAATAAGCAATCGACGGTATTGTCAACAGAGCACCCGGTGACCTTGAGTGGCTCGTTTCTGTCATCCCGGGACGCTGCGTCGTACGCCCATGAGCAGATTGGCAACTCCCGAGGTAGTTACTACGGCGGTTACGTGTTGATAGGGCCTGACGGTCGCTTCGTGATCACCCCGCCCAAGCAAAGCCTTGCCAACCCATTTGCGTTCATGCTGTTTTTCCCCGTAGACGAGCAAGGCGCACTGATTCCTCCCGAAGGCTATGAGCTGTATGCACGCTATGGTTCCCATCCGGCACTGTCCATGATCGATCCTGACTGGGTTAAGCAGCGGCGGTGGACGCGGCAGGAAGCGCTGATCAACCTACAGGTATTTTCCTGCGATGAGATGTACTCAATACTCCTATCCGGGCGGGTGGCTTACCTTTCCGGAGCGCAGGATTGTCTACTGGAATACGCCCCGAGCCATTCGTCCGAGGAGCAGTGGCTACTGGAAACTCTCAACCCGTCTGCCGGAGAGCTTGGCCTTGCACGCAAGATGGATCGCGGCGTGCTAAGACCTGCCGATTGGGTCACGAGGTTAGCCGCTGCGGGCGAATTCAAAATTGTTCAGGGCAATTCGTTGTGGGGCCCGCGCGGGGTTGTCTACAGCGATTGGACGCCTGACTTTGAATATGCACCCAGAATCGGCCCGCCCGACTACGTCACCTATGGTTCCTTGTTCACAACCCTCAATGACGCCGCCCGCGATCTGCATAAGCGAGTGCATGGTCGCAATCTTGCCGCGCAGGCCTGTTTCGCATTTATCCTCAAACGCAAAGGCCAGGAACAGTACATTGGCACTGAGGTAGAGGGCGCTCTCTCCGCCGGCGACTTGTTCGACCTCGACAAATTGTTTGCTCGAACGAGCCGTGACGAGTATGCGTTGCCCGAGGGGTTTGAGCTACATGCCTTGTTCAGGTCACAGCAATGGTCGCCGAAGTGGAACACTGCAGCGAATGCTTGGCTGACGTTGTATTTCGTCACGCCGAAAGTACTGTATTCCGCGCTCTATGAAGCCCAGCGTAATCAAACACGCAACCTGCCCATCTACTTTTCGACGCTGGACGGTGCACTGTTAAGTTTTCGCGCCTCGCCTATCGACGTGAAAGCCGGCGGCGAGGCGGACACCCTGTTAGCGCTGGCACAGACGCAGTTGGATTCTGGCATAAAGACCCATTTTGACTTTGTCAGACAGTGGGCAACCAAGGGCGAGCTACAAGTGGTGCGGACCAGTCAATGCTGGGATGAAGTTGGCATTGTGAATAAAGACTGGACCGGCTACAAAACCTTGACTTCACGCCGCTTGAGCCCGGCGTTTGCCTCGGCTGATGATGCGGCCCGTTATGCCCTGAGCTCCATTGGCAACCACTTTCGCCGCGCCTATGGCGGCGTCATCCTCAAGCTGGTCAACGGTCTATGCGTGGCCACTGAACCCTTGATACTGCCGCCGCGGGGGGTGTCGCTGAACTGGATCTACCCGGATGCCAGCGTTGCCTTGGGGCTTTATCCCGGGGGGAGCACGATCATCGCTCGCTACCGCTCCCTACCCATTCAAGAAGTCCCTCTATTGCTGTCGGCCCTACAAAAATCGGTCTACCAAAGCATGATTCCCAGTGCTGTGCTGGCAGAGCTGCTAGACAGAGAGGCGCATATCAAGCGCGACTACGTTTTCGGAGCGAACGGGGCGATTCTCAGCTACGACCTGTCAGACTCTGAAGAGGAAAAGCTGCTGAACCGTAAGTTGCTTGCTCTTAACCGCGTCAAAGGTGATTTGGCCGACAACGACTATGAGCAGCAACTTCGCACGGGAACGCTGTCACCGCAGGATTTCGTCAATGCAGTGGCCAAGGCTGGCCTCTTGCGGGTTGTTAAGGGAGACGCCCTGTGGGGGCATCCGAGGACACTCAAACCTGAGTTCGCGCTGAATCAATACATCCCAAACCCATTGGAGGTGCGCCAAGTCGCAGCGGACTCACCGTGCAGTCCGATATTCACCCGTGCCCTTGATGCCGTCCGACACGTCCAGCTGGCTTGGAAACCACAGGCTCAAGTGGCGTTTGGTTATGTGCTGAAGGCATTCGGACGGGACCTGTACATGGCAACGTTACCTCTTGTCAGAGCGCAATTTAGTGCATTGGCAGCCGTCTTTGCCGGCGGCCAATTACCCCAGGGTTACCTGATGCATGGCTTGTACTTGTGCGCATCGACTGAACCGATTGCCCCGGCGAAAGACGAAATGGCCCGGTCCTTCTTCTCGCCTGTCACGATTGCGAAAGCACTGGCTTACATGACCACCCCCCGTAATGGACTGACACTGCCGCTTTACCTGTTATGTGCCGACGGTGCGTTGCTGCGGTACAAGGTGCCTAAATCAGATGCTGTGACGCAGTGGCAGAATGACCAGTACCACATCGCCGAAGGCGTGAATAAGGGCTACTTGACAGTGCGGGACTACGTACGTGAGTTGGCGAGCATTGGAGAGTTGGACATCCGGGTCACCAGCCCGATCTGGGGCCGCAAAGAGCTGGTCGATGCCCTGTGGTCTCCCCATCGACTGCCGCACGATTTTGCTGACGACCCTTATTACCATTCATTCTGCGGTCCATGGTATTTCTATGCCGATGACGCCGCCCGTTACGCTCAGCGCACGCTTGCCCGCTTTGTTGATCGTTCGTATCTAGGGGCAGTCCTGGTGCCGCCGAGAGTTGGCGGGTTTGTCGCAATCGATCCCGTGGAGGATCGCCCCGGTTTTGGCGACAGTACGTTGGAAGGTTTGTTCTGGAAGGATCACGCCGGATTCGACGTGCCGACGACCAATGTGCTGCGCAACTACAAGATTGCAGCGGTGCATGTCTTTTATAAGACAATTCCTGGTACGCCCAGTAAGCTCCAAGTTGACATCAACCTGCTGGCTAATTTTGTCTCCGGTACTGACCTGGACAATTATCTTTCGGTCATACGCAGTAATTTACCTGACGCCAAGAGCATCTACCTGTCTTGCCGTCGGGGAGCGCTGCTCAAGTACGACCCTGCAATGACAGCAGAGGAAGCCAATCTGCTGCGCGCCTGGCCAGCGCTCACTCCCAGTGTGCTGGTGAGTCGGTTGCGGCGCATAGGCAAGCTGTCAGTGCTGGTCGCCGACAGCTTCTGGAACGCACTGGGGCCTTTGAATGAACAGTCGGATCTTATGAGGATCGGGGCAAATGAGCCCTGGTATGGCCGCAACAAGGATGAGCTTTGA
- a CDS encoding ABC transporter ATP-binding protein yields the protein MSSLTLTDLAWTPSGHEHCHHQFQLRDASLQVGAGEFVGLIGPNGSGKTSLLRCAYRFSKPAQGDVLLEHQNVWKQSAKWCAQRVAVVLQEFPDAFGLRVDEVVAMGRTPHKGLFDGDTLQDRQLIQQALVSVGMQGFEDHGFATLSGGEKQRVILARALAQQPQLLILDEPTNHLDPRYQLELLRLVKRLNIGTLASIHDLNLAAAFCDRLYVINHGRIVASGTPHQVLTAALLRDVFGVEALIDTHPLSGYPRITWITQP from the coding sequence ATGAGCTCACTCACCCTCACCGACCTGGCCTGGACCCCTTCGGGGCATGAGCACTGCCATCACCAGTTCCAACTGCGTGACGCCAGCCTGCAGGTCGGTGCCGGGGAGTTCGTCGGGCTGATCGGGCCCAATGGCAGCGGTAAGACCAGCCTGTTGCGCTGCGCCTACCGGTTCAGCAAACCGGCGCAGGGCGACGTGCTGCTCGAACACCAGAATGTGTGGAAACAAAGCGCGAAATGGTGCGCGCAAAGGGTTGCCGTGGTGCTGCAGGAGTTTCCCGATGCCTTCGGCCTGCGGGTGGATGAAGTGGTCGCCATGGGCCGCACACCGCACAAGGGTTTGTTTGATGGCGACACACTGCAGGACCGGCAATTGATCCAGCAAGCGCTGGTGTCGGTGGGCATGCAGGGGTTCGAAGACCATGGGTTCGCCACCCTGTCGGGCGGTGAAAAACAGCGTGTGATCCTCGCCCGCGCCCTGGCCCAGCAGCCGCAACTGCTGATCCTCGACGAGCCCACCAACCACCTCGACCCACGCTATCAGTTGGAGTTGCTGCGGCTGGTCAAGCGTCTGAACATCGGCACCCTGGCGAGCATCCACGACCTCAACCTGGCGGCCGCATTCTGTGACCGCCTGTACGTGATCAACCACGGGCGCATCGTCGCCAGCGGCACGCCGCATCAAGTACTCACGGCCGCTTTGCTGCGCGACGTGTTTGGCGTCGAAGCGCTGATCGACACTCACCCCTTGTCCGGCTACCCCCGAATCACCTGGATAACCCAACCATGA
- a CDS encoding PepSY-associated TM helix domain-containing protein, which translates to MSTQKISFYNLAWRWHFYAGLFVAPFMVLLALTGIIYLFKPQLDPLMYSDLLKVQTAEHALSADEQLQRAQAAYPKAAISKYLPPADATSSAQFVMHNDGREVTVFVDPYRGTVLGEQDAKYNLQAIARALHGELMIGTVGDRLVELAAGWGVMLVVSGLYLWWPRGKSSAGVLWPRVNSRGRVFWRDMHAVTGFWGASLLLVMLLSGMTWTGFWGKQYADLWNTFPAAMWNQVPQSDQQARVLNTAAQQTVPWAMENTPMPMSGDHAEHMNHGAMHSAPAAPTLRLQQVVDLANARKVEPGYSITFPTTAEGVFTIAVFANDPRNDATLHVDQYTGKVLADVRWEHYNLVARATETGVMLHEGKMFGWVNQLVVLLICLMILLSAVSGLVIWWKRRPAGGLGVPPIRHDLPKWKTAMVIMLGLAIIFPLVGASLIVVWALDRLVVSRLFAQRESASGST; encoded by the coding sequence ATGAGCACTCAAAAAATATCTTTCTACAACCTGGCCTGGCGCTGGCACTTCTACGCCGGGCTCTTCGTCGCCCCTTTCATGGTGCTGCTGGCCCTGACCGGCATCATCTACCTGTTCAAACCCCAGCTCGACCCGCTGATGTACAGCGACCTGCTCAAGGTCCAGACCGCCGAGCACGCCCTGAGCGCCGACGAGCAATTGCAACGCGCCCAGGCGGCCTACCCCAAGGCCGCCATCAGCAAGTACTTGCCGCCGGCCGACGCCACCAGCAGTGCGCAGTTTGTGATGCACAACGACGGGCGCGAAGTGACGGTGTTCGTCGACCCCTACCGCGGCACGGTACTCGGCGAACAGGACGCCAAATACAACCTGCAAGCCATCGCCCGTGCGCTGCACGGGGAATTGATGATTGGCACCGTCGGCGATCGGCTGGTGGAACTCGCCGCCGGTTGGGGCGTGATGCTGGTGGTGTCGGGCCTCTACCTGTGGTGGCCGCGCGGCAAATCCTCGGCGGGCGTGCTGTGGCCAAGAGTCAACAGCCGCGGCCGGGTGTTCTGGCGTGACATGCACGCGGTCACTGGCTTCTGGGGCGCGTCGCTGCTGCTGGTGATGCTGCTCAGTGGCATGACCTGGACCGGCTTTTGGGGCAAGCAGTACGCCGACTTGTGGAACACATTCCCGGCGGCGATGTGGAACCAGGTGCCACAGTCGGACCAGCAGGCGCGTGTGCTCAACACCGCTGCCCAGCAGACGGTGCCCTGGGCCATGGAAAACACGCCAATGCCGATGTCTGGCGACCATGCCGAGCACATGAATCACGGCGCGATGCATTCAGCGCCAGCCGCGCCGACCTTGCGCCTGCAACAGGTGGTCGACCTGGCCAACGCGCGCAAGGTCGAGCCTGGCTACAGCATCACCTTTCCCACCACCGCAGAAGGTGTGTTCACCATCGCGGTGTTCGCCAACGACCCGCGCAATGACGCCACCCTGCACGTAGACCAGTACACCGGCAAGGTGCTGGCCGATGTGCGCTGGGAGCACTACAACCTCGTGGCACGGGCCACCGAAACCGGCGTGATGCTGCACGAAGGCAAGATGTTCGGCTGGGTCAATCAACTGGTCGTGCTGCTGATCTGCCTGATGATTCTGCTCAGTGCCGTGAGTGGCCTGGTGATCTGGTGGAAGCGGCGGCCAGCAGGTGGCTTGGGTGTTCCGCCGATACGCCACGACCTGCCCAAGTGGAAGACCGCGATGGTGATCATGCTGGGCCTGGCGATCATTTTCCCACTGGTTGGCGCGTCGTTGATCGTAGTGTGGGCGCTGGATCGCTTGGTAGTGTCGCGGCTGTTTGCGCAACGTGAATCTGCCTCAGGTTCGACATGA
- a CDS encoding TonB-dependent receptor, with amino-acid sequence MNKYLASGLCLLALHHSAQALTLPASPVTAPAVDDERVDLKTPTTAGSRLNLTALQTPGSIESQTGVQIRARGDVSVQDAISRATGISRTGSPGDGGTSLSARGFTGQGSVMQLYDGNRMYMGMGTSTFPVDTWSVERVDVLRGPASVLYGEGATGAVVNTVPKKPFEGEIENHIRLGYGSHDRQQEALDSGGSLTDTLSYRLNLNRLRSNGFIDHGDSSSDFVSGALRWQAADNLSFTLASDYGDQRPQNYFGTPLINGQLHKGLRDKNYNVSDDIQHYNDQWTRLTSEWQINDSVSATNELFYLKNQRRWQNAENYNFTNGQLTRSGNFGIKHNQEQVGDRQTFTFKHTLFGLDSQTVTGVEYNRIRFRLASNSPFEDVLPDGQPIDINHPAPAAFDSQSAFSPLFSTTTKTVAGFAENRLQLTDRLSLITGIRRDYAHVDRDDLRTGSQSDKTLTGNNWKAGLVYAITPDTSVYGQYATSTDGVGGLISLSPSQQQFDLSTARQTEIGIKQAFWDQRGEWTLAAYHIVKKKLLTDVPGDPDLKQQVGQQSSRGLEASLDLQLPHAWQLQANAAIVHAQYDDFTQDLGGVQVSRDGNRPVDVPRRTANLWLSKAVTDDIRAGAGVRYVDARYADMANQNELPSYTVVDATVSWKAMRNTTLGLQLNNLFDRTYAVSQYNDGQQWILGKPRAFFVTADYTF; translated from the coding sequence ATGAACAAGTACCTCGCGTCCGGCCTGTGCCTGCTCGCCCTGCATCACAGCGCCCAGGCCCTGACTCTGCCCGCCAGCCCCGTCACGGCACCCGCCGTGGACGACGAACGCGTCGACCTCAAGACTCCGACCACCGCCGGCTCGCGCCTGAACCTCACGGCCTTGCAAACCCCCGGCAGTATCGAGAGCCAGACCGGCGTGCAGATCCGTGCACGCGGCGACGTGAGTGTGCAGGACGCGATTTCCCGCGCCACCGGCATCAGCCGTACCGGTTCGCCGGGTGACGGTGGTACGTCGTTGTCGGCCCGTGGATTTACCGGGCAGGGCTCGGTGATGCAGTTGTACGACGGCAACCGCATGTACATGGGCATGGGGACATCGACGTTCCCGGTGGACACTTGGTCGGTGGAACGCGTCGACGTGCTGCGCGGCCCGGCCTCGGTGCTGTACGGCGAAGGGGCTACTGGCGCGGTGGTCAATACCGTGCCGAAAAAGCCGTTTGAAGGCGAGATCGAAAACCACATCCGCCTGGGCTACGGCTCCCATGACCGCCAGCAAGAAGCCCTGGACAGCGGTGGCTCGCTGACCGACACCCTGAGCTATCGCCTGAACCTCAATCGCCTGCGCAGCAATGGTTTCATCGACCATGGCGACTCCAGCAGCGACTTTGTCAGCGGCGCCCTGCGCTGGCAGGCGGCAGACAACCTGAGCTTCACCCTGGCCAGCGACTATGGCGACCAGCGCCCGCAAAATTACTTCGGCACCCCGTTGATCAACGGCCAGTTGCACAAAGGCCTGCGCGACAAAAACTACAACGTCAGTGACGACATCCAGCACTACAACGACCAGTGGACGCGCCTGACCAGCGAGTGGCAGATCAACGACAGCGTCAGTGCCACCAACGAGTTGTTCTACCTGAAAAACCAGCGGCGCTGGCAGAACGCCGAGAACTATAACTTCACCAACGGGCAACTCACCCGCAGCGGCAACTTCGGCATCAAGCACAACCAGGAACAGGTGGGCGACCGCCAGACCTTCACCTTCAAGCACACCCTGTTCGGCCTCGACAGCCAGACCGTAACCGGCGTGGAGTACAACCGCATTCGCTTCCGCCTGGCCAGCAACTCGCCGTTCGAGGATGTGCTGCCGGATGGGCAACCGATCGATATCAATCACCCGGCGCCCGCCGCATTCGATAGCCAGAGTGCATTCAGCCCGCTGTTCTCCACCACCACCAAAACCGTTGCTGGCTTCGCGGAAAACCGCCTGCAACTCACCGACCGACTGTCGTTGATCACCGGCATCCGCCGCGACTACGCCCACGTCGACCGCGATGACCTGCGCACCGGCAGCCAGTCCGACAAGACCCTCACCGGTAATAACTGGAAGGCCGGCCTGGTCTATGCGATCACGCCGGACACCTCGGTGTACGGCCAGTACGCGACCAGCACTGACGGCGTCGGCGGCCTGATTTCCCTGAGCCCGAGCCAGCAACAGTTTGACCTGTCGACCGCCAGGCAAACCGAGATCGGCATCAAGCAGGCCTTCTGGGACCAGCGTGGTGAATGGACGCTGGCGGCGTATCACATCGTCAAGAAAAAACTGCTCACCGACGTACCGGGCGACCCGGACCTCAAGCAGCAAGTCGGCCAACAATCGTCACGCGGCCTGGAAGCCAGCCTCGACCTGCAACTGCCACACGCCTGGCAATTGCAGGCCAACGCGGCCATCGTCCACGCGCAGTACGACGACTTCACGCAGGACCTTGGCGGCGTGCAAGTGTCCCGCGACGGCAACCGCCCGGTGGACGTACCGCGCCGCACGGCCAACCTGTGGCTGAGCAAGGCCGTGACCGACGACATTCGCGCCGGTGCCGGCGTGCGTTACGTCGACGCACGGTATGCCGACATGGCCAACCAGAACGAGCTGCCGAGCTACACCGTTGTCGATGCCACCGTGTCGTGGAAAGCCATGCGCAACACCACCCTGGGCCTACAGTTGAACAACCTGTTCGACCGCACCTATGCCGTCAGCCAGTACAACGACGGCCAGCAGTGGATACTGGGTAAACCGCGCGCCTTCTTCGTCACGGCGGACTACACCTTCTGA